From Coccinella septempunctata chromosome 4, icCocSept1.1, whole genome shotgun sequence, a single genomic window includes:
- the LOC123312340 gene encoding immunoglobulin A1 protease-like isoform X3 — protein MALGEGLQGEALYEIRKALYLPYDAHTIRVGLRDIHRHLKSYFIPKEGFLAGITLNIENISINPEYIQLLNFYGYDINSFNTALYPENHVTTTESGVMGGREETTLTTENAFISSTLNPETTTMGKEDRTTTTDVSVVASTTIESVPPTSTKEPDQSTENQGSTSESPSDTTMQTSITNFPSTATPTRMTTTETVGEFTTEGNSDATETTTLDAMARESTTNFETTVSATSEVVYTTSDSTTVATEVTTEEGLDGDVTLSVTDTQSSVTEVSSSSEAELFTSVTTSASSTTDKQMETSTISTENTETTTSKIRSIRSSEEYFTEADNTLVIEEKVEEEISELESQSSDNKSDEEIKKKTKKFGAEDWSIRINNKIILLSPNEDPPLAENTVETIINKERRHPRSIEEYVITRLYHHHDFRPTKPYEPDQPLYFFLDEGTKEAGLDFMTYDTVLPFLYIPNPSAMALAFPLDNDRYYLLLLMPSETYRLDDLICKLYMHNTFKYILNNLELTHVRVNIPSFSLNGRITLTNTLQKLGIKRIFEPRQADFSPMTSTRDVYVTNIEQAVSVTIKNNLNIKKDTRHGHRYYSEPLQFDVNRPFLYFVIDSELQIILMTGKVLNPLNVRIK, from the exons ATGGCCTTAGGTGAAGGTTTGCAAGGCGAAGCTCTGTATGAGATAAGAAAGGCCTTATATTTGCCCTATGATGCACATACTATTCGCGTAGGACTTAGAGATATCCACCGACATTTGAAG AGTTATTTCATACCGAAGGAGGGTTTCTTAGCCGGAATAACACTCAACATTGAGAACATCTCAATAAATCCCGAGTATATCCAGCtactgaatttttatggataTGACATTAATTCCTTCAATACTGCTCTGTATCCAGAGAATCATGTAACTACTACGGAATCTGGGGTAATGGGTGGAAGAGAAGAAACAACTTTAACTACTGAAAACGCGTTTATTTCTTCGACTTTGAACCCAGAAACTACAACGATGGGCAAAGAAGATAGGACAACCACGACAGATGTTTCAGTTGTGGCATCAACAACAATAGAGAGCGTTCCTCCAACAAGTACAAAAGAACCTGATCAATCAACAGAAAATCAAGGTTCTACATCAGAATCTCCATCAGACACGACGATGCAGACATCAATAACAAATTTTCCATCTACAGCAACTCCAACAAGAATGACCACTACAGAGACTGTTGGGGAGTTCACAACTGAGGGTAACTCTGATGCTACTGAAACAACTACATTGGATGCTATGGCAAGGGAAAGTACCACTAATTTTGAAACAACAGTATCTGCGACCAGTGAGGTTGTATATACCACCAGTGACTCTACAACCGTTGCAACAGAAGTAACAACTGAAGAAGGCTTGGATGGAGATGTCACTCTTTCTGTGACAGATACCCAGAGCAGTGTTACTGAAG tttcttCTAGTTCTGAAGCTGAACTCTTCACATCAGTAACAACCTCGGCTTCATCCACTACAGATAAACAGATGGAAACTAGCACAATCAGTACAG AAAACACCGAAACTACTACATCAAAAATTCGCAGTATTCGTTCCTCTGAAGAATATTTCACTGAAGCTGACAACACTCTTGTTattgaagaaaaagttgaagagGAAATTTCAGAATTAGAATCGCAAAGTTCTGACAACAAATCAGATGaagaaattaaaaagaaaactaaaaaattcgGCGCTGAAGATTGGAGTATACGaataaacaacaaaataatCCTCCTGAGTCCAAATGAAGATCCTCCACTGGCAGAAAATACGGTCGAGACAATAATCAATAAAGAAAGGAGACATCCAAGATCTATAGAAGAATACGTCATCACCCGTTTATACCATCATCATGATTTCAGACCAACCAAACCATACGAACCCGATCAGCCTCTCTACTTTTTCCTCGACGAAGGGACCAAAGAAGCAGGGTTGGACTTTATGACATACGACACGGTTCTTCCATTTTTGTACATCCCAAACCCAAGTGCGATGGCCCTAGCCTTTCCTTTAGATAACGACAGATATTATCTGTTACTTTTGATGCCTTCCGAGACCTATCGTTTGGACGATCTGATTTGTAAACTCTACATGCATAACACTTTCAAGTACATCTTGAATAACTTGGAACTGACGCACGTCAGGGTGAATATTCCGAGTTTTAGCTTGAATGGGAGGATAACGCTGACAAATACTCTGCAGAAG TTAGGTATTAAAAGAATCTTCGAACCAAGACAAGCAGACTTCTCCCCAATGACGAGCACAAGGGACGTGTATGTGACCAACATCGAACAAGCAGTTTCCGTTACAATCAAAAATAACCTTAACATCAAGAAGGATACCAGGCATG gTCACCGGTATTACTCAGAGCCACTGCAATTCGACGTCAATCGGCCATTTTTATACTTTGTGATAGATTCAGAACTACAAATAATACTTATGACTGGAAAAGTTTTGAATCCCTTGAATGTAAGAATAAAATAG
- the LOC123312342 gene encoding coagulation factor X-like — protein sequence MHTLKFIFMGLTCIFTANGQIQESHSKTLPDKITPIEDNSSSSHELHQEYPNHTAPTERPKWSEWSSWSRCKKCVQQRMKICLLTPCDYTKIYQERRCGKKKCTRKRKRRKDEFHVVLREKKISPRTGDPTIWSGWSEWSTCSHNCRTYRKRYCTKLGRCKKKREIQKAYCYRGNTECEMYVFNLMQTENKYSDSKMYTLHDTAVRRRRLLNNSPSCGLQYKRTYMLKIIGGNESPRYKWPWHVALINQYGEVFCGGTLIASEWVLTASHCIRSFLIVRLNEHDLTYTEGRELELFISKSYQHPEFNQRTVNGDIALLQLPFPVKTPIACLPHRKPQPQELCSVMGWGKTRSSARRGVTRLRESRIPIVEEDTCKWAYKELPITDNMLCAGWRSGKSDTCAGDSGGGLMCTQKRTKNGGVVYEVQGITSFGKGCGRRNKYGIYTLVYNYLDWIEYIMGRYSTTK from the exons ATGCATACCTTAAAATTTATCTTCATGGGCCTTACCTGCATTTTCACAGCTAATGGTCAA ATACAAGAAAGTCACAGCAAAACTCTCCCCGACAAAATCACCCCCATAGAAGACAACTCCTCTTCCTCTCATGAATTGCATCAAGAATACCCCAATCACACCGCCCCAACGGAAAGACCCAAGTGGTCGGAGTGGAGCTCATGGTCCAGATGCAAGAAGTGCGTCCAACAACGCATGAAAATCTGCTTGCTGACCCCCTGCGACTATACGAAAATCTACCAGGAGAGACGGTGCGGGAAGAAAAAATGTACGCGTAAGAGGAAACGAAGAAAGGACGAGTTTCATGTGGTGTTGCGAGAGAAG AAAATATCACCCAGAACAGGAGATCCAACTATTTGGAGTGGCTGGTCAGAGTGGTCAACTTGCAGCCACAACTGCAGAACTTACAGAAAAAGATATTGTACAAAACTGGGGAGATGCAAGAAAAAGAGGGAAATTCAGAAAGCGTATTGTTACCGTGGAAACACTGAATGCGAGATGTACGTTTTCAATCTCATGCAGACTGAGAATAAGTATTCAG ATAGCAAAATGTACACTCTGCATGATACCGCTGTTCGCAGAAGAAGATTGCTAAACAACTCCCCAAGTTGTGGTTTGCAATATAAGAGGACTTACATGCTGAAAATTATTGGTGGGAACGAGTCTCCAAGATACAAATGGCCATGGCATGTGGCCCTCATCAATCAATACGGG GAAGTTTTTTGTGGCGGCACCCTGATAGCGTCAGAATGGGTGCTCACAGCGAGCCATTGCATCCGCAGTTTCCTCATAGTTCGACTGAACGAACACGATTTGACCTACACCGAGGGTAGGGAATTGGAACTGTTCATCTCCAAGTCCTACCAGCATCCAGAATTCAACCAAAGGACTGTGAACGGTGATATAGCTTTACTTCAACTCCCATTCCCGGTCAAGACACCAATAGCCTGCCTACCACACAGAAAACCCCAGCCTCAAGAACTCTGCTCCGTCATGGGATGGGGTAAGACGAGATCTTCAGCCAGACGAGGCGTCACAAGACTCAGAGAATCAAGG ATCCCAATAGTGGAGGAGGATACCTGCAAGTGGGCTTACAAGGAGTTGCCAATAACCGACAACATGCTTTGCGCTGGATGGCGTTCAGGAAAATCAGACACTTGTGCTGGTGACAGTGGCGGAGGCTTGATGTGCACGCAAAAACGTACCAAAAACGGCGGAGTTGTGTACGAAGTACAAGGAATCACCAGTTTCGGTAAAGGTTGCGGCAGAAGAAATAAATACGGGATCTATACCCTGGTGTATAATTACCTTGACTGGATCGAGTATATTATGGGTAGATACAGTACCACAAAATGA
- the LOC123312340 gene encoding uncharacterized protein LOC123312340 isoform X1: protein MCSYMLFFSWASFCCFVTGSGHNDFYGRRYDHYHGKYSDSELMVDVINNFGLRILMAHNEHNDNNIAFSPYGIGVILMALGEGLQGEALYEIRKALYLPYDAHTIRVGLRDIHRHLKSYFIPKEGFLAGITLNIENISINPEYIQLLNFYGYDINSFNTALYPENHVTTTESGVMGGREETTLTTENAFISSTLNPETTTMGKEDRTTTTDVSVVASTTIESVPPTSTKEPDQSTENQGSTSESPSDTTMQTSITNFPSTATPTRMTTTETVGEFTTEGNSDATETTTLDAMARESTTNFETTVSATSEVVYTTSDSTTVATEVTTEEGLDGDVTLSVTDTQSSVTEVSSSSEAELFTSVTTSASSTTDKQMETSTISTENTETTTSKIRSIRSSEEYFTEADNTLVIEEKVEEEISELESQSSDNKSDEEIKKKTKKFGAEDWSIRINNKIILLSPNEDPPLAENTVETIINKERRHPRSIEEYVITRLYHHHDFRPTKPYEPDQPLYFFLDEGTKEAGLDFMTYDTVLPFLYIPNPSAMALAFPLDNDRYYLLLLMPSETYRLDDLICKLYMHNTFKYILNNLELTHVRVNIPSFSLNGRITLTNTLQKLGIKRIFEPRQADFSPMTSTRDVYVTNIEQAVSVTIKNNLNIKKDTRHGHRYYSEPLQFDVNRPFLYFVIDSELQIILMTGKVLNPLNVRIK from the exons ATGTGTTCGTACATGTTGTTTTTCAGTTGGGCGAGCTTCTGCTGTTTTGTGACGGGTTCCGGTCATAATGATTTTTATGGAAGGAGATACGATCACTATCACGGAAAATACAGTGATTCGGAATTGATGGTGGACGTTATTAACAATTTTGGGCTGAGGATATTGATG GCACACAATGAACACAACGATAATAACATAGCTTTTTCACCATATGGAATTGGCGTTATCCTTATGGCCTTAGGTGAAGGTTTGCAAGGCGAAGCTCTGTATGAGATAAGAAAGGCCTTATATTTGCCCTATGATGCACATACTATTCGCGTAGGACTTAGAGATATCCACCGACATTTGAAG AGTTATTTCATACCGAAGGAGGGTTTCTTAGCCGGAATAACACTCAACATTGAGAACATCTCAATAAATCCCGAGTATATCCAGCtactgaatttttatggataTGACATTAATTCCTTCAATACTGCTCTGTATCCAGAGAATCATGTAACTACTACGGAATCTGGGGTAATGGGTGGAAGAGAAGAAACAACTTTAACTACTGAAAACGCGTTTATTTCTTCGACTTTGAACCCAGAAACTACAACGATGGGCAAAGAAGATAGGACAACCACGACAGATGTTTCAGTTGTGGCATCAACAACAATAGAGAGCGTTCCTCCAACAAGTACAAAAGAACCTGATCAATCAACAGAAAATCAAGGTTCTACATCAGAATCTCCATCAGACACGACGATGCAGACATCAATAACAAATTTTCCATCTACAGCAACTCCAACAAGAATGACCACTACAGAGACTGTTGGGGAGTTCACAACTGAGGGTAACTCTGATGCTACTGAAACAACTACATTGGATGCTATGGCAAGGGAAAGTACCACTAATTTTGAAACAACAGTATCTGCGACCAGTGAGGTTGTATATACCACCAGTGACTCTACAACCGTTGCAACAGAAGTAACAACTGAAGAAGGCTTGGATGGAGATGTCACTCTTTCTGTGACAGATACCCAGAGCAGTGTTACTGAAG tttcttCTAGTTCTGAAGCTGAACTCTTCACATCAGTAACAACCTCGGCTTCATCCACTACAGATAAACAGATGGAAACTAGCACAATCAGTACAG AAAACACCGAAACTACTACATCAAAAATTCGCAGTATTCGTTCCTCTGAAGAATATTTCACTGAAGCTGACAACACTCTTGTTattgaagaaaaagttgaagagGAAATTTCAGAATTAGAATCGCAAAGTTCTGACAACAAATCAGATGaagaaattaaaaagaaaactaaaaaattcgGCGCTGAAGATTGGAGTATACGaataaacaacaaaataatCCTCCTGAGTCCAAATGAAGATCCTCCACTGGCAGAAAATACGGTCGAGACAATAATCAATAAAGAAAGGAGACATCCAAGATCTATAGAAGAATACGTCATCACCCGTTTATACCATCATCATGATTTCAGACCAACCAAACCATACGAACCCGATCAGCCTCTCTACTTTTTCCTCGACGAAGGGACCAAAGAAGCAGGGTTGGACTTTATGACATACGACACGGTTCTTCCATTTTTGTACATCCCAAACCCAAGTGCGATGGCCCTAGCCTTTCCTTTAGATAACGACAGATATTATCTGTTACTTTTGATGCCTTCCGAGACCTATCGTTTGGACGATCTGATTTGTAAACTCTACATGCATAACACTTTCAAGTACATCTTGAATAACTTGGAACTGACGCACGTCAGGGTGAATATTCCGAGTTTTAGCTTGAATGGGAGGATAACGCTGACAAATACTCTGCAGAAG TTAGGTATTAAAAGAATCTTCGAACCAAGACAAGCAGACTTCTCCCCAATGACGAGCACAAGGGACGTGTATGTGACCAACATCGAACAAGCAGTTTCCGTTACAATCAAAAATAACCTTAACATCAAGAAGGATACCAGGCATG gTCACCGGTATTACTCAGAGCCACTGCAATTCGACGTCAATCGGCCATTTTTATACTTTGTGATAGATTCAGAACTACAAATAATACTTATGACTGGAAAAGTTTTGAATCCCTTGAATGTAAGAATAAAATAG
- the LOC123312341 gene encoding 2',5'-phosphodiesterase 12, protein MLFKNILLFIPKRFVHKYLLKMDKAYFRKLEDLQQFSFTFQYENAELKVNRQFNFVRQISEPLSAFLTRLETNVDKVIKKKNKKKDPTTIPSNLNIGFTVNGMNVQNGTCEEIFTLTNAVQLRILDKVFDVIINSPWIDSLGIPSSILAGFPTYPNKFEAYNTDSKESDFIWYTSKDGKTWSEQAKGFMFTPGNDLIDCYLKLSCTPRHKSLEGPTVEVECNAKIQAGPGNCPFETRHQFTKNKTPGNGIRVVTYNILADLYCDSDYTRDVLHPYCPAYALQLDYRKQLILKELLGYNADIICLQEVDRKVYNHDLTPFFSRLGFEGDYAIKGGEVAEGVACFFSLEKFVKLESSRVVFSEHLDKDPIYSQIWEKISANEPLVTRIMDLKSTLQTVLLQSKVMENELVLLANTHLYFHPDADHIRLIQGGLAITYIQSCLDNFKSKYPDRRISVIFCGDFNSVPECGIFKLYTTGFVPDDFIDFSSNKDEEVKNLELRQNIPLDSACGTPQYTNFTSGFADCLDYIFYQKTNLKVTQVVPLPSNEELTQHTALPSIVAPSDHVALISDLEWI, encoded by the exons ATGCTTTttaagaatattttattattcattccGAAAAGATTCGTTCACAAATACTTACTCAAAATGGACAAGGCTTACTTTCGTAAACTAGAAGACCTGCAGCAATTCAGTTTCacttttcaatatgaaaatgcAGAGTTAAAGGTAAATAGGCAATTCAATTTTGTCAGGCAGATTTCTGAACCTTTATCTGCCTTTCTGACAAGACTTGAAACCAACGTCGACAAAGTCATCAAgaagaaaaacaagaaaaaagacCCTACAACTATACCATCTAATTTAAATATAGGATTCACAGTTAACGGGATGAATGTTCAGAATGGCACTTGCGAAGAAATTTTTACCCTAACTAACGCAGTGCAACTGAGGATTTTGGATAAAGTATTCGATGTTATCATCAATTCTCCATGGATTGATTCTTTAGGTATTCCTTCGTCGATATTGGCTGGCTTCCCAACATATCCAAACAAATTTGAAGCTTATAACACTGATTCAAAAGAATCTGATTTCATTTGGTATACATCGAAAGATGGTAAAACTTGGTCAGAGCAAGCCAAAGGTTTCATGTTCACTCCAGGTAATGATTTAATTGATTGTTACTTGAAGTTGTCCTGTACTCCGAGGCATAAGTCTTTGGAAGGACCAACTGTTGAGGTAGAATGCAATGCCAAAATACAAGCTGGTCCAGGAAATTGCCCATTTGAAACAAGACATCAATTTACTAAGAATAAAACACCAGGAAATGG TATTCGAGTGGTGACTTACAATATTTTAGCAGATCTATATTGTGATTCCGATTACACAAGGGATGTCTTGCACCCTTATTGCCCAGCTTATGCTTTGCAATTGGATTATAGAAAACAGCTGATTTTGAAGGAGTTACTGG GCTATAATGCTGACATAATATGTCTTCAGGAGGTTGACAGGAAAGTATACAATCATGACCTGACACCTTTCTTTTCTCGTCTTGGATTTGAGGGAGATTACGCAATCAAAGGAGGAGAAGTGGCTGAAGGTGTTGCTTGCTTTTTTAGTTTAGAGAAATTCGTGAAATTAGAGAGCAGTAGGGTTGTGTTTTCTGAGCACCTAGATAAAGATCCAATTTATTCTCAAATTTGGGAGAAAATCTCTGCAAATGAACCACTAGTAACTAGGATAATGGATTTAAAGAGTACCCTTCAAACTGTGTTACTTCAATCGAAGGTCATGGAAAATGAACTCGTACTTCTTGCTAACACTCACCTTTATTTCCATCCTGATGCAGATCACATCAGACTGATACAGGGTGGTTTAGCTATTACTTACATTCAAAGTTGTTTAGACAATTTTAAAAGCAAG TATCCTGATAGGAGGATCTCCGTGATATTTTGTGGGGATTTCAATAGTGTTCCCGAGTGTGGAATTTTCAAGCTATACACCACTGGATTTGTTCCAGATGATTTTATAGATTTCAGTAGCA ataaaGACGAAGAAGTAAAAAATCTGGAACTCCGACAAAATATACCGTTAGACAGCGCCTGTGGGACGCCACAGTACACCAATTTCACTAGTGGTTTCGCAGATTGTCTGGACTACATTTTCTACCAGAAAACCAACCTTAAAGTAACTCAAGTGGTACCCCTGCCTAGTAACGAAGAATTAACGCAACACACAGCTTTGCCTAGTATTGTTGCACCATCTGATCATGTAGCCTTGATATCCGATTTGGAGTGGATATGA
- the LOC123312340 gene encoding immunoglobulin A1 protease-like isoform X2, which produces MAVYRSLFAVNRLDTEMNERAASLSCLRSALLAHNEHNDNNIAFSPYGIGVILMALGEGLQGEALYEIRKALYLPYDAHTIRVGLRDIHRHLKSYFIPKEGFLAGITLNIENISINPEYIQLLNFYGYDINSFNTALYPENHVTTTESGVMGGREETTLTTENAFISSTLNPETTTMGKEDRTTTTDVSVVASTTIESVPPTSTKEPDQSTENQGSTSESPSDTTMQTSITNFPSTATPTRMTTTETVGEFTTEGNSDATETTTLDAMARESTTNFETTVSATSEVVYTTSDSTTVATEVTTEEGLDGDVTLSVTDTQSSVTEVSSSSEAELFTSVTTSASSTTDKQMETSTISTENTETTTSKIRSIRSSEEYFTEADNTLVIEEKVEEEISELESQSSDNKSDEEIKKKTKKFGAEDWSIRINNKIILLSPNEDPPLAENTVETIINKERRHPRSIEEYVITRLYHHHDFRPTKPYEPDQPLYFFLDEGTKEAGLDFMTYDTVLPFLYIPNPSAMALAFPLDNDRYYLLLLMPSETYRLDDLICKLYMHNTFKYILNNLELTHVRVNIPSFSLNGRITLTNTLQKLGIKRIFEPRQADFSPMTSTRDVYVTNIEQAVSVTIKNNLNIKKDTRHGHRYYSEPLQFDVNRPFLYFVIDSELQIILMTGKVLNPLNVRIK; this is translated from the exons ATGGCAGTGTATAGAAGTTTATTCGCGGTAAACCGACTTGATACTGAGATGAATGAACGTGCAGCATCGCTAAGCTGCCTGCGGTCAGCCTTGCTG GCACACAATGAACACAACGATAATAACATAGCTTTTTCACCATATGGAATTGGCGTTATCCTTATGGCCTTAGGTGAAGGTTTGCAAGGCGAAGCTCTGTATGAGATAAGAAAGGCCTTATATTTGCCCTATGATGCACATACTATTCGCGTAGGACTTAGAGATATCCACCGACATTTGAAG AGTTATTTCATACCGAAGGAGGGTTTCTTAGCCGGAATAACACTCAACATTGAGAACATCTCAATAAATCCCGAGTATATCCAGCtactgaatttttatggataTGACATTAATTCCTTCAATACTGCTCTGTATCCAGAGAATCATGTAACTACTACGGAATCTGGGGTAATGGGTGGAAGAGAAGAAACAACTTTAACTACTGAAAACGCGTTTATTTCTTCGACTTTGAACCCAGAAACTACAACGATGGGCAAAGAAGATAGGACAACCACGACAGATGTTTCAGTTGTGGCATCAACAACAATAGAGAGCGTTCCTCCAACAAGTACAAAAGAACCTGATCAATCAACAGAAAATCAAGGTTCTACATCAGAATCTCCATCAGACACGACGATGCAGACATCAATAACAAATTTTCCATCTACAGCAACTCCAACAAGAATGACCACTACAGAGACTGTTGGGGAGTTCACAACTGAGGGTAACTCTGATGCTACTGAAACAACTACATTGGATGCTATGGCAAGGGAAAGTACCACTAATTTTGAAACAACAGTATCTGCGACCAGTGAGGTTGTATATACCACCAGTGACTCTACAACCGTTGCAACAGAAGTAACAACTGAAGAAGGCTTGGATGGAGATGTCACTCTTTCTGTGACAGATACCCAGAGCAGTGTTACTGAAG tttcttCTAGTTCTGAAGCTGAACTCTTCACATCAGTAACAACCTCGGCTTCATCCACTACAGATAAACAGATGGAAACTAGCACAATCAGTACAG AAAACACCGAAACTACTACATCAAAAATTCGCAGTATTCGTTCCTCTGAAGAATATTTCACTGAAGCTGACAACACTCTTGTTattgaagaaaaagttgaagagGAAATTTCAGAATTAGAATCGCAAAGTTCTGACAACAAATCAGATGaagaaattaaaaagaaaactaaaaaattcgGCGCTGAAGATTGGAGTATACGaataaacaacaaaataatCCTCCTGAGTCCAAATGAAGATCCTCCACTGGCAGAAAATACGGTCGAGACAATAATCAATAAAGAAAGGAGACATCCAAGATCTATAGAAGAATACGTCATCACCCGTTTATACCATCATCATGATTTCAGACCAACCAAACCATACGAACCCGATCAGCCTCTCTACTTTTTCCTCGACGAAGGGACCAAAGAAGCAGGGTTGGACTTTATGACATACGACACGGTTCTTCCATTTTTGTACATCCCAAACCCAAGTGCGATGGCCCTAGCCTTTCCTTTAGATAACGACAGATATTATCTGTTACTTTTGATGCCTTCCGAGACCTATCGTTTGGACGATCTGATTTGTAAACTCTACATGCATAACACTTTCAAGTACATCTTGAATAACTTGGAACTGACGCACGTCAGGGTGAATATTCCGAGTTTTAGCTTGAATGGGAGGATAACGCTGACAAATACTCTGCAGAAG TTAGGTATTAAAAGAATCTTCGAACCAAGACAAGCAGACTTCTCCCCAATGACGAGCACAAGGGACGTGTATGTGACCAACATCGAACAAGCAGTTTCCGTTACAATCAAAAATAACCTTAACATCAAGAAGGATACCAGGCATG gTCACCGGTATTACTCAGAGCCACTGCAATTCGACGTCAATCGGCCATTTTTATACTTTGTGATAGATTCAGAACTACAAATAATACTTATGACTGGAAAAGTTTTGAATCCCTTGAATGTAAGAATAAAATAG